The Panicum virgatum strain AP13 unplaced genomic scaffold, P.virgatum_v5 scaffold_4299, whole genome shotgun sequence genome contains the following window.
AAACTATTTAATTGCTGAgaaaattgaaatttgaatctCCAACATCACAATTACCGTCTTAGCATAAAACCAATGCATTTTCTCTTTGCCGTTCGAAATTTGAAACATAAACACATGTTTTCCTCtgaagtttaaaatttgaatatttATATCATAGAATAATTTATATGGTAGCATAGAATCAGATATCGAATATGTCATAGAGATATGTACATACATGCATAGAAAGAGACATAATGTCTGAGgatgaaaattttaaatttcaaatctaATTGGAACAAAAGAAAACTATGACCATATGTCATAGAGATATGTCATAGAGGAGCAGATCAGAGAGCTCCATGAGGCGGATGACCATCAGAGTGTTCCCCGGCCCTAGCGGCGCAGTGCAGCGGCATGTCCTCCATGCTTTTGGGCGCCGCCATCGTCAGCAGGTGGCTACCCCTGCCCTGGATCTCGCTTGCTGCGCAGCTGAGGTGCATGAAAAATACCTAAAAAAGGAAGAAACTATTGTCATTTGAatcaattatatatatatacatcagGAAGTATTTATGCTCAAGCACACACGTATATATGATTATAAACAACAGTGTAGGAACGATTAGCCGAGCAAACCCCCAATTTTTTCAAATCCGACCAAACTAACTGTAATTTACAAAGCTCATCCTCCCCTGCCAGTCGGATGAGCATAGAAACCTTTATATAGTGGCATAGAAACATGCCATGTACGCAAAGATCCATATAACAGTTTCTGTAGGGAAACGGgataggctacgctagcatcactaccgcataaacccaagatacttgcgagtagaagatcatagatcgttaccactagacgcgcagcgcagcggaagaagtcgcgcgtcgatgtagaggaagtagtcgatcacgtcccacgaaccgagctcctcgtacttgatcccagcagccgatcagcgcagcagtcgcagcagcgcctccacggagtccacacgtacggggatgaaacgccgggcgtcggtgtgctagcaccgcacgcacggcaagggcggcggccgagagagagggaggggcggcggctagggaggtggcgcggctcaggtcatcgcccccctagaccctccctcatatatatagggcgtactaatgggcttctatctcataggcccattagtaaccctaatcctcttggatcaatatccacttgggcctttaaaccgtattgtgatgatgggctcttgggcatatcaccaacagttTGGGGAtgggaaattttgaattttgaatctaATTGGCTCATAGAAATTACATTAGCATGTTATAGAACTCGATCCGTGCGCCCCTGCGCCGGAATCCACGAGCTTGCAGCCTGCCACTGCTGCCAGCCGGGCAAACACCTCGCCGCACCGGCtctggcccgcgccgccgctgccgctgaggCTGCCTCGCGCCGGCCGCTGGTCCCGTGCGAGCTGCGCGGCGCAGGGGGCAGCCCCTCCCCCCCTCTCCGGCGACCACGACGCGGAGCGTGCGCGGGCAGGGGCAGCAGGTGCagagctactgctgctgctcagAAAAGTGAACACTGTGCATGCGTGTGTGATGATAAGATATGATTGCATCGCATTGACTGTTCTGCCTTGCCTTTACCATCGGGAGAGGAGAAAGAAGAGCagaaagaagagaaagaaagagaatcGAGTGCCTTACCTGGCTGCAGAGCGGTGCCTGAGCATGGAGCCGCAGCGAGGAGCAGGGGAGCATCTGGCGTGGGgtgcgccgggcgccgccgttgCCTGCCTCTGCCCCGCTGTGGCGCTGTGGCTGTGGCATCGTTGTCAGCCGCGGGTGCACCGCGCCGAGCTGCAGCTGTAGGGCGGGGGCCGCGGAGGGAGCGGAAGATGAAGAATCACGAGTCGTCGGCGCGGTCCCGCTTGCGTAGGCTGGCGTACGTGAGCGCGAGCTGGAGTAGGATGTGAGCCTCCTCCGCGCCAAGAAAAAGGAGCTCACCAAGCTCTGCCAGGAGGTCGGTAGCTCCTCGCCGGGCCGCCGTgtccctccagcgccgccgcaagccgccgccagGGGTGTTGGAGGCAGGTGTGGGGTGGGGCAGATTAGGGTTGGGGATGAGTTGGATGTGTTTATATACCTCGGATTTGGACTGAGCCTAATGGGTCTGATGTGGGCCGATGGGGGAGATTGGCTGAGAACATAAGGTCGGTCCAGGAAGCAAGTTGATTGGTTGGAGCTTCCATTTGTTATTGAAAGACCTAGGctccttatatatatatatatatatagtatactATACTATGTGGCCGGCCATAGAATAACTTATTCTTTAGCCATGCCAACTAGCGGCATTATGACGCGCCAACCTGGCTGCCCCTCCCCATTAGGAGCACTGATAGCCTCAATTAATTAGCCACAATAATTACGATTCAAGAGCTACGACAATAATTACGAGAATTCAAGAGCTCCCACATATACCAGGGCATATATTGTAGAAAATCATTTACAGAAATTACCCTAACAATTAAATGGCACACATGGAGCATGGACTCTAGTAAATCATTAACGAGATTCTCGTAAATCAGATTTGTCAGGATTTGGATTCTAGTAGTACACACATATATGAGGGTATATATTGTAGTAAATCATTTATAGAAAATTACCATACAATAAAATGGCATAAAGGGGACATTGACTCTAGTAAATCATTTACTAAATCTTGTATGTCAGGTCTGCTGTCTTGATTTACACAGGTGGTAGATATGGATTCTAGTAATTCGTATACGAGGGATTATTCAAGCAAGTATAACTAGTAAAATAACTGTGAAGTTAACGGCATACAAGGGGCAGCCAAACCAGTGGGTTCTTATATTCTCGTAACATCTAGTATAACTTGTACCCTGCGCCTATACTTGCATGTGCGCTCCGCGGCTATGAATACGGATCAGAACAGTAATGACAGGGGCCTAAttactgcagcagcagcaccgctCGGTTCAAGCCGCTTCTCAGTCATTAAATTCCCGTAACAATAGCTCGGCTCACTGGTCAACGTGCAATGACACTCGGGAATCAAAGCGAATCGGACGGGGAAGATGCGAGGGTGGCTATAGAATAACTATTCTATGGCCGGctacagtatatatatatatacttaatTACATGCAAAGTGCAATAAAAATTTTACTCAATATTATCATATTTACTTCTATTATCTATGTTTGacattccatcatagtagaattctcTTGTTTTGTCGAGGACTTCCTGAACAATAAATCCGCACATGGCTTCTTGAATCGCCAAAACTCTTTCCTCTGGTATAAGTGTCTCTCGCATTGCATAGAGCTATGAAAAAATGAGAATATTAATTACAACAATTACAAAACGAGTTGAAACTTTGATAAAGTTGTTTACTTACTTCCTCTTGCCATATGCTATACGCCTTCTGGTGACCTACTAGACTATGGATGTTTTCTATAATATAGTATACGCATAAATTATTTTCGTGTGCTTGCCTTCGACACTTTAAAAGAAAATGAAGTCATTAGATATCCATTTATACATATACTAAAATAAATGGAACGTGCAAAGTAGAATCCCATCCGTACCGGAAAGTTTGTCTTCAATTTAAGTTCAGCGCTGAAATTATCACTATGCTTTCGAATGAATCTCTTCCAAACCCTAAACATGATCGAAaacaaataaatatatttgTCGATGATTTCAAAGTAATGGTGATTGAGGGGGtatggctggaattaattacTTTTTTAACATGTCGGTCATGTCTTTGTATAGGTCTGAATCTTTCCGCAATGAGTCCATGACAACCGCTAAGCTCTGGTAATAAAATATGAAAACTAGTACCCAGTGGTTTCTGCAAGATTATATGAATCGGAGCCACTTCTTATTAGGGTTAATAAAATTCAGTTATATAGAACTAAAAGAGTTACAGGGCAGAAAAGACTGACTGAAAGTTGTATGGAAACAGTATGTAAGACTTGTAGTGCTAAACGGATAAGTACTTGTATACTGTTCTTGAATATTTCTGTAGGCTTGTCATGGAGATTCTTGCAATTCACAACCgatgggtcgatgaagccgatgtGGTAGTACCCTTTTTTCTGTAAGTTTGAATCTCCATTCTACGGGATACAAAATGAAACAAGGAATCAATAGGTTAGGAACCTGTAATAATATTCCTTAGTTATATATGTTAATGAAAAAATTTTAAAGAACACCACTTACAGAAGCCACAAACTAacgatagagatgtcgagggcgtCCTGATAGTATAGTTGGTACACTTCTTCTCAATTAATCCATATCACGCCCTCTCAACGAAGGAAATCGTCATCCGTAAACTTTGCACCCTGCATGAAGTTCAGATCTGCCATTGCTTTCATATAGCAGTCATGCAGCCTtcacatttgcgttggaagcacatgCACGATCTCTAGGGGGACAAGGCTGGTGCCCTCCTTATATGGCCATCGAACCAATGGAGCTATCGGATAATCTGTTGTCTGCGGATCTTGATATTTTGACCCTGTAATATGATTAGTAGTGAGCTTTGATGATTGCAAGAAAGCCACAAACTCTTGTTGTTCCTCGTTTAGCACAACTAGCGgttctattgattgtttcttttggactccgagctgtggaacatcGGATGATGATGACCCCGATTTCCTCTTCTCATATGATTTCGTAATCGAGCGTTCATAGTCCGAAAGTGGTTTAGGAATGAACTTTTTCTTATTTAATTCGCACATTCCAataaaaaatttcaattttgaagGATCTACTGGTTTATCCTTCTTCTCTGGCTCCTTCTTTTTGAAGTGCTCTGTAACGGCGGCCTGGGTATGCTCCTTGCATTCTTCAGAAGTGTAGTCCTAGGGTAACTTAGGAGCCTCCTTGCTTTTCTTCTTCGGCTTCTGCTctttctttggaggctccttaaaCGATGCTTGCGACCTCGAGACCTATTTCTGCTTCtttggcggtggtggaggaggtgaacTAGGAGACGGCGGTGAAGCAAGAGTTGACGGCTACCTAGGAGATAATGGTGAAGGAGAGTGTTCTGGTGCAGCTCGCGAAGACGCTGGCGGAGGAGGTGAACCAGGAGCGGGTTGCAGAGATGCAAAGCCTTGACCGGGTCCAAATTTGAAAGTCCCCAAAACCATTTTTGTACCGGGCTAAGCcactagccggtactaaatgtcgcattttagtaccggtcggtgttacccaccggtactaaaatggcgcggccatttagtaccggccggtaacACCGACTGGTACTAAAATCTGACATTTAGTACCCGCCGGTGGTTTGGCCCGGTACTAGATGGTCCTCTaggggttacttcaaaaggaatgcATCTCCCACCCAGTCACAAGTGATGCATATGTGGGATGGTAATGAAGGCTCGCACAAGGCCGAAGGTCGCGAGTTCGATTCCCATGGACCACGCACGTGCATATTACGCGCAAAATTCACGTGTGACTTGCGACGATGCATGTGTGCGGGGCCTCCTAGCTGCTCATcactttttttctttaatttttgggCGCAAAACCATTTAGTACTGGTCAGTGTTACTGATTGGTACTAAGTGGTCCCTTTAATACCGGAAGTTTTGGCTGATACTAAATGGCGTGCCGTTTAGTACCGATCAAACGGTACTGGTCAGCCGCCCAGTACCAAAAGGGGGTTACTGATCGGTACTAATGCTAGATTTTTTAGCAGTGACCGAGCGACCGAGGCTGCCGTGTGGGGCGCCTTCGTGCCTGCGTGCTGGTCACGGGCGACCTCTGGTCCTCCACCACGTGGGGGCTGGGTGCGGGGTAGGCTACGCCCGATGCCTGCCGGCCTGCGCGCGGGGGCATGGCAGGCAGAGCCCGCGCCagcaggcggcgaggcgggacgAGCGACGCTAGCGTGAGCCGGCGAGTGAGCGGGGCAGGCGGCGCCTGTGCGAGCAGGGTGGGCGGCGCCAACGCAAGCCACAGCAGCGCGGCCTGACTGTGGCCGCGGCTGCGCGCGGCCTTTGTTCATCGGCCTAGGAGCCGCCAAGCGCCGCTGGGATTGCCAGATTGATGAGAGAATGAGTGAGCCAGCAGCCAGGGAGGGGGATGGCGGCTGAGTGGTCGACCAGGTGAGGGAGAGGCGAGAGGGACTGAGGGTGGGTGAAGGGGATTTTCAGATTATATACCTAGGGTTTCTACTCGGTTTTTATTGGGCTGATTGTATCGGGGGCTGATGGAGCTCCGCGGGTTAGATTTAGAATCCGcccaaactcttggagatgccccTCCAATAGTTTGGCAAacgacttagcaaaatatggcAACTTGGCAAAAACTCTCCCTCACCGCGCATATTTGGCAACTTGGCAAAGGGCTTGGCAAATCCTCTCCTTGCTTGCATGTTGCGTACTGACCACGAAAATAAAGTCTTCTCCCTGCTTGCATGCTGCCTATTGCCAGATACTCAGATAGAGAGAACAGAGCactcacactactacaaaaacgttgatttgtccctgttgggaaaccgctgttgtcccggtttcccaaccgggaacgcctgtccgggacaaaagggggtgcccttttgtcccgggtgtggcaacccggataaaagaggaccttttgtcccggtcggtaacaccaaccgggacaaaaggtgcagccagcgcccacgcccacgtggctggcgcacccttttgtcccggttggtgttaccaaccgggacaaaaggtctcttttttttcatgtttttcttttctcaattctttttctatttcaattatacttttgcatttcaattaaacttatgtattggaattcagtgtgtatgatctccactaatatatacatatatatatagttacttatataatatttgtcctagatagttttcatatataaattaattcacttatatatatatgtatacacatatctatacatgtgaattcctttacatatgaaaatgtctaggaccaatattatataaatatatatatatacacacatatatattattggagtgcttatatatataatacatacatactccatcatatttgcataggtatattcgttcttaattacatagtagaattcgccttttggaaatttaatacatacatacatactcataaatagaaatttaatacatagacacacatatatatttacatagttatattcgttcttaattacatatatacgcgtatattgtcatatttgctgtgattgtcaatattagatattccatcatagtagaattcgccttttggatcgaggacttgctcaacaataaatccggagaattgttcttgaatcgccataatcttttcctccggtacgagtttatcgcgcatctccccgacctatggaaaaaggggataattaatttcgactaattaaaatacgagttcaaatattaacaagtttttttacttacttcctcctcccaatctgtccagccctttggaggacctaccagaccatggatgttctcgcatacatagtatgcgcacaatacagtgcctggtttctgcctcatacactttaagagagaagaaattatcaggtatttacatgaatatataataaaactaatgaatcgtgcaacgaatcatccaagcgcgtactggaaaatctgtcttgatcttcaattccttgtcaaatttgcctggatgatttttagcgaattctttccaaaccctgtgcatgattagaacaattatagtcaagtaacaaagtgattcaaattatcggtcatggacggagtagtggtagaactactttttcatcatgttaagaagattttcgtattgttctggaggtctcctcaatgagtccataaccacgagtaggctcttctcgggaattatgacaattaggacaaagtgttcactgcaagattatacggaggcagttcttggtagttaaggtttaaacaattcgattatagaatagaaagagttagacggaaggaatcactcacgcaaagttgtaaggaaacaatatcatttgcttgttgtgatgaacgcttatgtacttgaacaagttttggaatatgtcatcgggattgtcacgtagaagcctccaattacaagtaattgggtcgatgaagccgaggtgagagtatccctttcttctgcaagtatgtatctccattctacatgataccgaataaatcaagagatcagtatgttgagatcatgcaaaacaatacgtaaggagagtaaaatacttacagaacccacaagccgaccatagagatgtcgagggcctcctgatggaatagttggtaaatttcttcccagtttatccatataatggcctccccccgtaagaaatcgtcatctttaatctttgcgccctgcatgaagatgcaatcggccatcgcacgcatgtagtgctggtgcagcttatacatttgcgttggaagcacagacactacttcggggggtacaagagttttgccgatctcaaacgtccatttgacgaccacatcggcctttggaatatcttctccccctgcaatctgagcggccgtcaggtttgattctttcagaaatgtaacaa
Protein-coding sequences here:
- the LOC120694229 gene encoding uncharacterized protein LOC120694229, which produces MDSLRKDSDLYKDMTDMLKKVWKRFIRKHSDNFSAELKLKTNFPCRRQAHENNLCVYYIIENIHSLVGHQKAYSIWQEELYAMRETLIPEERVLAIQEAMCGFIVQEVLDKTREFYYDGMSNIDNRSKYDNIE